From the Paludisphaera mucosa genome, one window contains:
- a CDS encoding ATP-dependent Clp protease ATP-binding subunit: MFERFTDRARKVMQLANQEAQRFNHEYVGTEHVLLGLIKEGSGVAANVLRNLDVDLRKIRNEVEKIVQAGPEMVTMGKLPQTPRAKKVIEYAIEEARNLNHNYVGTEHLLLGLLREQEGVAAQVLMNLNLKLEEVREEVLNLLGHGMDAGGEGERGATSKGNKSKTPALDSFGRDLTELARQTKLDPVIGRQNEIERVIQVLSRRTKNNPVLLGEAGVGKTAIVEGLAQLIVDGSVPELLRDRRIVVLDLAMMVAGTKYRGQFEERIKAVMNEVRRAKNTILFIDELHTLVGAGGAEGAIDASNVLKPALARGEVQCIGATTLDEYRKYIEKDGALERRFQTIVVEPPSKTEALEILRGLRDRYEAHHRVQITDDALEAAVELSDRYITGRCLPDKAIDVVDESGARVRLKAMTRPPDLKELDEQIERLNQDKEEAVANQDFERAAALRDQADKLKKKKETITREWRERSKEIDGTVDEEVIAEVVSKMTGIPLTRLETEETARLLRMEEEIQKKVISQNEAIKRISEAVRRSRAGLKDPKRPIGSFIFAGPTGVGKTHLAKALAEFMFGDADALIQIDMSEYMEKHNVSRLIGAPPGYVGYEEGGQLTEKIRRRPYAVVLLDEIEKAHPDVYNMLLQIMEEGRLTDSFGRNVDFKNTIIIMTTNAGAEVTSSTNIFGFDRGRDEAGSYEEMKERLKVAIEKYFRPEFLNRLDDVIVFHSLTQPDLKRIVDIELAKIRGRMADRGLELVLTDAAKELIIAKGYNPDYGARPLRRAIENMIENPMSEEILRGTFSGKNLIMVDVEGDEIKKLKFDAVKKGDEPKGQELAAVGGDA, encoded by the coding sequence ATGTTTGAACGCTTCACCGATCGTGCTCGCAAGGTGATGCAGCTGGCCAACCAAGAGGCCCAGCGCTTCAACCACGAGTACGTCGGCACGGAACACGTCTTGCTAGGGCTGATCAAGGAAGGCAGCGGGGTGGCCGCCAACGTCTTGAGGAACCTGGACGTCGACCTCCGGAAGATCCGCAACGAGGTCGAGAAGATCGTCCAGGCCGGGCCCGAGATGGTCACGATGGGGAAGCTCCCCCAGACGCCCCGGGCCAAGAAGGTCATCGAGTACGCGATCGAAGAAGCCCGCAACCTGAATCACAATTACGTGGGCACCGAACACCTGCTGCTCGGCCTGTTGCGCGAGCAGGAAGGGGTGGCCGCTCAGGTCTTGATGAACCTGAACCTGAAGTTGGAAGAAGTGCGCGAGGAGGTGCTGAACTTGCTCGGTCACGGTATGGACGCTGGCGGCGAGGGTGAACGCGGCGCCACGTCAAAAGGCAATAAGTCCAAGACCCCGGCCTTGGACTCGTTCGGACGCGACCTGACCGAACTGGCTCGGCAAACCAAGCTCGACCCGGTCATCGGCCGCCAGAATGAAATCGAGCGCGTGATCCAGGTGCTCTCGCGCCGCACCAAGAACAACCCCGTCCTCCTCGGCGAGGCGGGGGTCGGCAAGACGGCCATCGTCGAGGGCCTCGCCCAGCTCATCGTCGACGGCAGCGTCCCCGAGCTGCTCCGCGACCGCCGCATCGTCGTGCTCGACCTGGCGATGATGGTCGCCGGCACGAAGTACCGCGGCCAGTTCGAGGAGCGGATCAAGGCGGTCATGAACGAGGTCCGCCGCGCCAAGAACACGATCCTCTTCATCGACGAGCTGCACACGCTGGTCGGCGCCGGCGGGGCCGAGGGGGCGATCGACGCCTCCAACGTCCTCAAGCCGGCGCTCGCCCGCGGCGAGGTCCAGTGCATCGGCGCGACGACGCTCGACGAGTACCGCAAGTACATCGAGAAGGACGGCGCGCTCGAGCGTCGGTTCCAGACGATCGTCGTCGAGCCCCCCAGCAAGACCGAGGCCCTGGAGATCCTCCGCGGCCTCCGCGACCGCTACGAGGCCCACCACCGCGTCCAGATCACCGACGACGCGCTGGAGGCGGCCGTCGAGCTGTCCGACCGCTACATCACGGGCCGCTGCCTGCCCGACAAGGCCATCGACGTCGTCGACGAGTCGGGCGCCCGCGTCCGCCTCAAGGCGATGACCCGGCCCCCCGACCTGAAGGAGCTCGACGAGCAGATCGAGCGGCTCAATCAGGACAAGGAAGAGGCCGTCGCCAACCAGGACTTCGAGCGGGCCGCCGCGCTCCGCGACCAGGCCGACAAGCTCAAGAAGAAGAAAGAGACGATCACCCGCGAGTGGCGCGAGCGCTCCAAGGAGATCGACGGCACGGTCGACGAAGAGGTGATCGCCGAGGTCGTCAGCAAGATGACCGGCATCCCCCTCACCCGCCTGGAGACCGAGGAGACCGCCCGCCTCCTCCGGATGGAAGAGGAGATCCAGAAGAAGGTCATCTCCCAGAACGAGGCCATCAAGCGGATCAGCGAGGCCGTCCGCCGCAGCCGCGCCGGACTCAAAGATCCCAAGCGGCCCATCGGCAGCTTCATCTTCGCCGGGCCGACCGGCGTGGGTAAGACGCACCTGGCCAAGGCCCTGGCCGAGTTCATGTTCGGCGACGCCGACGCGTTGATCCAGATCGACATGTCGGAGTACATGGAGAAGCACAACGTCTCGCGGCTCATCGGCGCCCCTCCGGGCTACGTGGGCTACGAGGAGGGCGGCCAGCTCACCGAGAAGATCCGCCGGCGCCCCTACGCCGTCGTCCTCCTCGACGAGATCGAGAAGGCCCACCCCGACGTCTACAACATGCTCCTCCAGATCATGGAGGAAGGCCGGCTGACCGACAGCTTCGGCCGCAACGTCGACTTCAAGAACACGATCATCATCATGACCACCAACGCCGGTGCGGAGGTGACGTCGAGCACGAACATCTTCGGGTTCGACCGCGGTCGTGACGAGGCCGGCAGCTACGAGGAGATGAAGGAGCGGCTCAAGGTCGCCATCGAGAAGTACTTCCGGCCCGAGTTCCTGAACCGGCTGGACGACGTCATCGTCTTCCACTCGCTGACCCAGCCGGACCTGAAGCGGATCGTCGACATCGAGCTGGCGAAGATCCGCGGCCGCATGGCCGACCGCGGGCTGGAGCTGGTCCTGACCGACGCCGCCAAGGAACTGATCATCGCCAAGGGCTACAACCCCGACTACGGGGCCCGGCCGCTCCGCCGCGCGATCGAGAACATGATCGAGAACCCCATGTCGGAGGAGATCCTGCGAGGGACCTTCAGCGGCAAGAATCTGATCATGGTCGACGTCGAGGGCGACGAGATCAAGAAGCTCAAGTTCGACGCCGTCAAGAAGGGCGACGAGCCCAAGGGCCAGGAACTCGCCGCGGTCGGCGGCGACGCCTGA